Sequence from the Candidatus Neomarinimicrobiota bacterium genome:
GCTCATCATTACCAACGCCGCCGGTTGCGTCAACACCGCCTGGAACGTGGGCGACCTCATGCTGCTCACCGGCCACCTCGATTACACCTTCATCGACGGGCTGGCCACCCCGGAGGTGCGCGACGGCGCCTTCCACTCGCCCGAGCTCCTGGAGTTGGCCCGCGCGGCGGCCCACACGGCCGGCGTCCCGCTCCGCGAAGGGGTCTACGCCTGGTGTCTGGGCCCCAGCTTCGAGACCCCGGCGGAAATACGCGACATCCGCCGGCTGGGGGGCGCCGCGGTGGGCATGTCCACGGTTCCGGAGATTCGCGCTGCGGCCAAGGAGGGCTTGCCCACACTAGCTATTTCGGCCCTCACCAACTATGCCGCCGGCATCCGCGACCAGCCCCTGAACCACCAGGAAGTGCTGGCAACCGGCCAGCGCGTGAAAGGGACCTTTGCAAAGCTGGTAACTTCGATCCTGGCCGGTCTAAGGAACGAGGGCCAGGCAACTTGAGGCTCGTAAAATGCGCCGCCGTTCTGTCC
This genomic interval carries:
- a CDS encoding purine-nucleoside phosphorylase, with product MPPDLAEEAAAVVKSRLPKTPQVAIILGSGLSAFAHTLADPLVVPYGDIPHFLEPTVPGHVGELVYGETAGLPVVVARGRFHYYEGHPLETVTLPVRLFARLGVNQLIITNAAGCVNTAWNVGDLMLLTGHLDYTFIDGLATPEVRDGAFHSPELLELARAAAHTAGVPLREGVYAWCLGPSFETPAEIRDIRRLGGAAVGMSTVPEIRAAAKEGLPTLAISALTNYAAGIRDQPLNHQEVLATGQRVKGTFAKLVTSILAGLRNEGQAT